In Massilia violaceinigra, one DNA window encodes the following:
- the paaY gene encoding phenylacetic acid degradation protein PaaY, with product MVKVYAINGVTPVVHPSAYVHPSAVLIGDVIVGPRCYVGPLASMRGDFGRLILEEGANLQDTCVMHGFPGEDTVVEIDGHIGHGAVLHGCRIKRNAMVGMNAVVMDRAVVGEESIVAAMSFVKAGMLIPPRSMVMGTPARIMRELTDEEISWKSFGTKQYHDLAVRSMETMREVEALTEVEPDRARIDLGPDMHAPKE from the coding sequence CATCCGAGCGCGGTGCTGATCGGCGATGTGATCGTCGGTCCGCGCTGCTATGTCGGGCCGCTGGCATCGATGCGTGGCGACTTTGGCCGGCTGATCCTGGAAGAAGGCGCGAACCTGCAGGATACCTGCGTGATGCACGGCTTTCCCGGTGAAGACACGGTGGTCGAAATCGATGGCCACATCGGCCACGGCGCCGTGCTGCACGGCTGCCGCATCAAGCGCAACGCCATGGTCGGCATGAATGCGGTCGTGATGGACCGCGCCGTGGTGGGCGAGGAATCAATCGTCGCCGCGATGAGTTTTGTGAAGGCCGGCATGCTGATCCCGCCACGCAGCATGGTGATGGGTACGCCCGCGCGTATCATGCGCGAGCTCACGGACGAGGAAATCAGCTGGAAAAGCTTCGGCACGAAGCAGTACCACGACCTGGCGGTCCGCTCGATGGAGACGATGCGCGAAGTCGAGGCGCTGACCGAAGTCGAACCAGACCGCGCGCGCATCGACCTGGGTCCTGACATGCACGCCCCTAAAGAATAA